The following coding sequences lie in one Spea bombifrons isolate aSpeBom1 chromosome 5, aSpeBom1.2.pri, whole genome shotgun sequence genomic window:
- the LOC128497035 gene encoding lanosterol 14-alpha demethylase: MLVSLWQAGGALFEEAVGGSLASRILLPCAFLLSLAYLSKLAFKHLQTVDTENAKAPPFIPSFIPFLGHAIAFGKSPIEFLENAYEKYGPVFSFTMVGKTFTYLVGSDAAALLFNSKNEDLNAEDVYSRLTTPVFGKGVAYDVPNPIFLEQKKMLKTGLNIAHFKTYVRMIEEETVEYFKRWGDNGVGDLFEALSELIILTASRCLHGKEIRSQLNERVAQLYADLDGGFTHAAWLLPGWLPLPSFRRRDRAHQEIKKIFYKVIQKRRESDEKEDDMLQTLVEATYKDGTPLNDDEIAGMLIGLLLAGQHTSSTTSAWMGFFLAKQKSFQEQCFAEQKAVCGEDLPPLKYDQLKDLQALDRCIKETLRLRPPIMTMMRMARTPQTVAGYSIPPGHQVCVSPTVNHRLRDTWVQNTDFNPNRYLHENPAAGEKFAYVPFGAGRHRCIGENFAYVQIKTIWSTMLRMYEFELVDGYFPTINYTTMIHTPNNPIIRYKRREC; the protein is encoded by the exons ATGTTGGTGAGTCTGTGGCAGGCAGGGGGCGCCCTGTTTGAAGAAGCGGTGGGTGGCAGCCTCGCCTCACGTATTCTGCTCCCCTGCGCGTTTCTCCTCAGCCTGGCCTACCTGTCTAAGCTGGCCTTCAAGCACCTGCAGACCGTGGACACAGAGAACGCG aAAGCCCCACCATTCATTCCGTCCTTTATCCCTTTCCTGGGCCACGCGATCGCTTTTGGGAAAAGTCCAATTGAATTCCTTGAAAATGCGTATGAAAAG TATGGGCCGGTCTTCAGTTTTACTATGGTGGGCAAAACATTTACCTACTTGGTGGGCAGCGATGCAGCTGCTTTGCTcttcaacagcaaaaacgaAGACCTGAACGCCGAGGATGTGTACTCGAGGCTCACAACACCGGTCTTCGGGAAAGGAGTTGCTTACGATGTCCCCAACCCG aTCTTTTTGGAACAGAAAAAGATGCTGAAAACAGGACTGAACATCGCTCATTTCAAAACCTACGTGAGGATGATCGAAGAAGAGACCGTGGAGTATTTCAAGCGCTGGGGAGACAATGGCGTCGGAG ATTTATTCGAGGCGCTCTCGGAGCTGATCATCCTCACAGCTAGCCGCTGTCTACATGGGAAGGAGATTCGCAGCCAGCTGAACGAGCGCGTCGCGCAACTCTACGCAGATCTGGATGGAGGCTTCACTCACGCTGCATGGCTGCTGCCCGGCTGGCTTCCGTTACCCAGCTTTAG GCGCAGAGACCGAGCACATCAAGAAATCAAAAAAATTTTCTATAAGGTGATCCAAAAACGCAGGGAGTCTGATGAGAAAGAGGATGACATGCTGCAGACACTTGTGGAAGCCACATACAA GGATGGTACCCCACTGAACGATGATGAGATAGCAGGTATGTTGATCGGTTTGCTGTTGGCTGGGCAGCACACATCATCCACCACCAGTGCCTGGATGGGCTTCTTCTTGGCCAAACAAAAGTCTTTCCAGGAGCAATGCTTTGCAGAGCAGAAAGCAGTCTGTGGAGAAGATTTACCCCCTCTGAAATATGACCAG CTGAAAGATTTACAAGCCCTGGACAGATGTATCAAAGAAACACTGAGGCTGAGACCCCCCATTATGACCATGATGAGAATGGCCCGGACACCCCAG ACTGTTGCAGGCTACAGTATTCCGCCAGGACATCAGGTGTGCGTTTCTCCCACTGTTAATCATCGCCTAAGGGACACTTGGGTACAAAATACTGATTTCAATCCAAACCGGTACCTTCACGAAAACCCAGCAGCAGGAGAGAAGTTTGCATACGTACCTTTTGGAGCTG GTCGTCATCGTTGTATTGGTGAAAATTTTGCTTATGttcaaattaaaacaatttggTCCACAATGCTCCGCATGTACGAATTTGAACTTGTTGACGGATATTTCCCTACAATAAACTACACCACTATGATCCATACGCCAAACAACCCCATCATCAGATACAAGAGACGGGAATGTTAA